A stretch of DNA from Acidobacteriota bacterium:
TGTCTTGTCAGTCATTTAACAGCAAATTGATCTTAGATCTCTTCCAGAAAATCTGCCGCAATTCTACCCGAAATCCGAACCAAAGAAAAGCAACTCAATCCTATTGCATTTTGAACGTAAAACATTGTAAAATCTTTTTGGAATGTGTTGTGCATTCCAACTTTTCCTTATTAGCGCCCTCATACTTTACCGTATTGGCGTAACCAGTTAGTAAGAGCGAAAGCACAAGACTTATGAGAAATCGACTTCATAAGGCGGGTCGGGACAATTCCGGATTCTCCATGACGGAACTATTGGTGGTTCTCGGCATCATTGCGATAATGAGCGTTATCTCCTTACCGTATATCGTCAATTACAAGAAAGCATATAAGTCTGAGGATCAAGCCCTTAAGGTGATAGATATGATGCGCGAAGCGGGCCAGCTCGCGCTCAACCGGCGGCGCACGATAAGGTTTGAGATCGATTTTACGGATAACGCAGCTTTAATCATCGACGAGAACGGCGGAGCTGCAGATACCCAGATCAAAAAGCTCCCCCTGGAAATGACCAAGGATGTTCGAATGGACATCATTCCGGCGACGATCTCGAAGCCGAATCCTCCAAATTACAATGATCTTGCCGCTTCGACGGATACCCTGGGCCATCTGGCAGGGACTGTGACCGTTACCGGACATTCGGTCTGGGCGGCTCGCTTTCGTAGTGACGGTTCGGTAGTAAATGCCGCCAATGTACCGATAAACGCAAATATCTACTCTTGGCCGCCGATCTCCCGGGAAGCACAACGCCGCGAAGCAAAGCTGAAGTACGCGCGATTACGATCTTTGGCGGCAGCGGAGCGATCAGGTACTGGAAACACGACGGGACGAATTTCGTCGCAAATCAATAATGAGCAGGATTGGCACTATGAATATCAAATCTGAAAACGGATTCTCTTACATCGATGTAATGATCGCTCTGGTCATTCTGATGTTCGGGATCCTTGCCATGTTAGCGGCGATCTCCTGGTCAGTGGTACAAGCGAGCGGACACGAACAGCAATTGCTTGCGAAACAGATCGCAACCTCCACGCTTGAGTCGATAATGGCGGTTAAGGAAACCGATCCAACGAGGCTGGGTTGGTCGGCCGTCGGAAACATAGGCAGCAACCCAGATCCGGCCACCGGCGTTGCACAGGGAATATTTGCCGTCGGATTTCAGCCGGTTCGACTCGATGCAGGACCGGATCAGGTTATCGGTACTGCCGATGATACGGGTGCAACTGTCAGCCAACTTCGGCGAAGGATAGTCATTACGGATGTTTGTGACCCGGACAGGCCGTCGCCGGTTATTTGCTCTCCGGCTGGGAATTCACCGGTCCGGATCCGAACTGTTCAAGTCACGGTAACTTACAACGTCGGAGGCTTGCAGCGGCAGGAAGTCGTTCAGACCGTTCTAACCGATTACGCGGTGGTCAACTAGCTATAAAAGAGTCCTATGAAAGTTCAAGTGGAAACAAGATCTGTACCTGCAAAAGCTACTCCCGAGAGCGGCTTTTCGCTGCTTGAGTTGCTGGTTTCGATGGTGATCTTCCTTGTCGTTTCAGCAGCCGTTTGGGGGCTTCTAAGGACGGCGCAACAGAGCCGGTCCGCCGTTACCGAAGAAGTTCAGCTGGCGAAAAACGTTCGTATCGCTCTCAGCCAGATCTCGAGAGACGCCTTTAACGCCGGATTTGGCTACCCTTCGGCGAGCACCGTTGTGCTGCCCGATAACAGGATCTCGACCGCCCTTGGGGTGCCGAACGATTTTGACACCAGCCGCGACACGGTTCCGCCGGTGATCGCAGGGAATAACATCACCCTGAGTACGTTCGCGACGACCGCAAATACGAGGACGGACCAGGTTACCTTTCTTTATAAGGACAACACATTCAACGTAATAAGCGGCGTCTCGCAGCCTCTGAATATTAATGCGGCGACCACAACTACCGGAGGTATCGACGAGATCGTGCCGATATCGGGTAGCAATGCAGCGTGCCGCGTGAACGATGTCTACATCGTCATTGGAAACACCGGATCGACTCTCGGGCTTTCAACCGCGTTGAGCGGTACTAACAAGATACAGTTCTCAAATGGTGATCTGCTTGGGTTTAACCAAACCGGAACCACAGGACCGCTCAGGGCGATCAGTACGCCGGCGAGCATACAGTGTACGAATGGTCACTTATTTCGTGACAGCTGACGGAATTCTGAACCGCCGCGAATACGCAAATATTACTCCGGCGGTCGCGTTTGTTGATGAGCCGCTGGTCTACAATGTCGAAAACTTTCAGATCCAGTACATCATGGACAACGGTTCCATAACGGATAACCCGAGTGCCGGGCCCGACGGCACGGCAGGAACCGCTGACGATACGCAATCAAATCTAGCTGCCGTCCGGCAGATCAGATTCACTGTCAATGTTCGGTCAGTTGAGAAGAATTCGAACGGGCAGCCATACACAGAATCGATGACTACTACTGTAAGCACAAGAAATTTGGGATACGACGCAAGCTAAAGTCAGGATGGAGTATAAGAAGATGAAGGGAACAAGTGTTGAAAACGTTCATGCTGAAGGCAATGTTGTTGATCGCGGTGAAAAAGGCTCGGCAATCATAATTGCCCTGTTCATACTCGCGCTGATCGGCGTTTTCGTCGCGTTAGCGATGTCCAGATCTTCTGCGGAAGCAGCGGCTACCGGCAATGAGACCTCCGAG
This window harbors:
- a CDS encoding prepilin-type N-terminal cleavage/methylation domain-containing protein, with amino-acid sequence MKVQVETRSVPAKATPESGFSLLELLVSMVIFLVVSAAVWGLLRTAQQSRSAVTEEVQLAKNVRIALSQISRDAFNAGFGYPSASTVVLPDNRISTALGVPNDFDTSRDTVPPVIAGNNITLSTFATTANTRTDQVTFLYKDNTFNVISGVSQPLNINAATTTTGGIDEIVPISGSNAACRVNDVYIVIGNTGSTLGLSTALSGTNKIQFSNGDLLGFNQTGTTGPLRAISTPASIQCTNGHLFRDS